The window CTTTCCCTATCAGAAGCAAGAACCACATATAATCACCAAACAGTTTCACATATATACAATTTTCATTgcaatatttttataaaaaaaatactaaCATAAAACAAACATTAGTTGTCACAACCAACtgccaaaatcaaatttttgttttttggtttttagaactaacaaagagagagagagagagggagagggagagagagagagagagagagagagagagagagagagagagagatccctccATTTAGCTCAATCCATAGCTGTCACAAcctataaaacaaaaaaaaattagttaACATTTACAATCTTATATAAGAAGTTCTATTGTatatgcaaaataaaaaataaaaataaataaataaataaatcttaccAAACAACAACAATTAGGCCAACAAATACTTGTTCCATCCACATCCCCAATTGTTCTGTATCGTCCATAGGGTCTCATCAAAGTCTCTTCACGAACAATTGCCACCTGAATATATACTTCCCAAAAACCATTTCCAAGTGGGAACCCACCTACTTTTGTGAGCGGATCCTTACTCAAGACAATTCCTCTAGCAACAGTAACCCCACGAATACTAGTAAGAAGAACTTCGATCACGTCCTGcaaataaaatttactatttaacaCAATACATTGCATCATTTGTATACCACATCTAATTAAGAACAAAATAATCTCAAAACATAATAAAAGAGCTATTCAATTGGTGTGAAAATTTACCTCGATACTACTGCAAGTGGTAGTCTTTCCCTTTTTCGCTAAGTGTCCCtacaaatgataaatcaatgtcAATCATCATATACCAACTAAACTCTATATAATATAGGACATAATACACATGtaaatatatgcatatatatatatatatatcatataattacCTGGTTTGATGATGACGCCGGTTGGTTTGGGTTGAGATTAGCTGAATTATCCGATACTATGGATTTTAGATTTGTCCTAGAGGATATCAGCTGCACCACAAATTCTTTTAAAGATGAAAATTCTGATTTCGGGGATGATACTTCTGATTTTAGGGGTAATACTTCAATCTACAGTCCCTCATATTCTTCATTTCTACACTGAGCAATGGAGGCAATCCTTCGTTGGCTAGGTGTTGTTCACCACAAATCAGTCGGAGTGGGGCCTAACCCATAAGGGCGGACTCAGCCATGTCGATCTTCTCCCATTACTTGAGAGAACAAGTCATTTCTTCTTGTGTTATTCTATGAGGTATCGGGCTGCTGAGAAATTTGTTCATTAAGTTGTTCCTGCAATAGAAAAAATATCGGTTTAGATTGTACAACAATAAAAgagagatttatttttttaaagtataaAACATAACAATTAGATGCATGGATATATCATTACTCTTAATGAGGCCTCATCCACAAGCCTACCACTCTTGCACGTATGGGTCAATATAAACACATTTGCTTGGCTTGGATTCTCGTCACTAGtcattttcttcctctatcaTTATGTAAACAAGTTATATATAAGAAATAGACCAACATGGTTAATCGAGTGATTAAGAAAATTTACCTCTTCCTCACATATCCATGCAAAGCTCCTTGAGCCTGCAGCGTGGTTGATTAATTGCTTTTTTTGATTCTCTAAATTTGTCTTAGTACGAGCCTATATGTAAACACACTGATAGAGTAAATTATAAGATATCAATGAAAGATTATTGTGTAATTCTAAAACATAAAGCAATCAATAGTTACTCATCACATACCTTCCCCTCTTCAGAGTTCCAAAACTAAATGAGGGCCTTCTACTATCCTCTTTGACCAGCTCATCAAGGTCCGCGAGCCTCTCCTTGTCAATCTCATGTGGAGAATAATGGAGTTTTTCTAGCTCACATTTCCAATCCTTCCATTTTTTACCAATTGATTGTAACACCCACTTCTTTGCATCTGCGTCAAACTCAAACTTGGACTGCATCACATGTTAAAACCAGACAATCACATAATGaacaaaaaatttttaaaaaaatgaaaaaggaaaaaaaaagaagaaagcatTGTCACTATTACCATAACAAGTCCTAACATATCATCCTtcttagtggatatgtgatgatgatgttgttcttgtgatctgggtatacttgtggttatgcttcttatgagacaaattcatgttgaaaatcttccttataggaaccCAGGATttgaatctggcatatgagcattgggagccgagaatggggtactacggaggctatcggcacccgattcggcgatcaaaaatttggtgaacccggtttctaagtttggggcatgatagtacCCGCTCCACAGATTTATCTTAGAGaataccttggccccttctagcatatcgagcatgtagTTGAACTGCGGTATTGAGaatcgatatttgatggtaattttatttaTTGCCTGGTTtcgacacacatgtgccagctCTCATTTTTTTAGCGTTAACAACGCTGgcatgacacatgggctcatgctctctctcaaaagcCTTAACAAATCAATTCCTTCACCTGCCCCttaagtatctcacactctttcgaactcatccgatagtgagggcGGTTGAGCGGGCTAGCCccaaggacgaggtctatgtgatgttggatgacTCTCATAGAGGGCAATCCATCGGGTAAATCTTCGGGCCaaacttctttgaattcatttagcaatAGATTTAAAgttggaggaatgtttgagggcTCTGATTCCTCATCTTTCACCACTATGGTATATACCTTACCGGTTTCATTGggttcctccatgaaatcctgaATGGTCAGAAGGGAActcccctctactttagaagCTTCAGAGTGGTTCTCTGGTACCATATGGTTAAAGATTATCTTTCGACCGTCCTTGACAAAGACATAAACATTTTCTCATCCTCGGTGGGTTGCATTATGGTCCGACTAACATGGTCAACCGAGTAatatatgacatgcttccatgtcgaccacgtcacaaagtacttgatccttataagttttaccaattgaaaacgagatggtgcattgttcaattacataggtctcattcaccttttt of the Magnolia sinica isolate HGM2019 chromosome 7, MsV1, whole genome shotgun sequence genome contains:
- the LOC131250666 gene encoding uncharacterized protein LOC131250666 translates to MAESALMEVSSPKSEFSSLKEFVVQLISSRTNLKSIVSDNSANLNPNQPASSSNQGHLAKKGKTTTCSSIEDVIEVLLTSIRGVTVARGIVLSKDPLTKVGGFPLGNGFWEVYIQVAIVREETLMRPYGRYRTIGDVDGTSICWPNCCCLVVTAMD